From Bacteroidota bacterium:
GGCTCGCCTGGCGAGGAGCCCGCCTAAAGACGCCGCACTCACAACGCCATGCAATTTCAGGAGGCCCTGCGGCGCAGGAGGCCCGGCTCCACCGCTGACCCTACAGCCGCCTCGCACAGCGGTGGGGCCGGGCGCTGCCTCCTCCCTTCGCTTCACCTACGTACTTCATGCCGCAGACCCTCCTCGCCCTCCTCGCCCTCGCGCTCACCGGGATGCTGTCGCTCAACCATCAGCAGGCTCTCATCGCCACCGACGACGACATGCTCGACACCGAGATCGAGATGATGGCGGCAGGCGTGGCGCTCCACACGATGGAAGTTCTCGCCGCAAAGTCGTTCGACGAGCGCTCGACGCCTGAGGAGGTGCACCAGTACGGCTTGCCTAGCGGCCCCAGCGAGTTCTCCGGTAGGCTGGAGTTTGGCCGGACGGCCCCCGAAGGCCGCGCGTTCGGCTGCGCCCTCGCCGAGCCGTGGACCGACCCCGGCTGCGACGATCTCGACGACGCGCACAGCCACGTCAACGATGTCGCCGTGTGGCAGCCGGTGCCCTTCACGCTACGCAACGGCCAACGCATGCCGTTCGAAGTCGCCGTCACGGTGCAGTATGTCCACCCCAGCGACTTCGACCTGCCGGTGGCGGGGCCGACCAACCACAAGCTCGTCACCGTCCGCGTCCGCTCCGATCATCAGGTGCAGCGCGGGCGCTATACCGACGGCGTCGTCCGCCTGGAACGGGTGATGTCCTATGAGGAGGCAACCGCCGCGCGTGCGTACGAAGCCCGCTACGGTGCACCGCCCTCGTGATTGGGTCTACCTTGGGCGCTCCCGTTCACCATTCGCGCGCCCATGACCCTCACGCTTCCCGACGGCACGACTGTACGCCCCGGTAAAGTCCTCTGCATCGGCCGCAACTACGCCGCGCACGTCCGCGAGATGGGCGGCTCCGACCTGCCCGAGGCGCCCGTCGTCTTTCTCAAACCCACCTCAGCGCTCGTGTCCTCTGGCGGCGCCGTCGTGATCCCGGCGATGTCGGACAACGTCCACCACGAGGTCGAGGTCGTGGTGGTGATCGGTCGCGGCGGCAAGCACATCGCCGAGGCGGACGCGCTGGACTACGTCGCGGCCTATGCGCTCGGCCTCGACATGACGGCGCGGGACATCCAGGCCACGGCCAAGGCCAAAAAGGCGCCGTGGAGCGTGGCGAAGGGCTTCGACACGTTCGCGCCCCTCGGACCGCTCACGCCCGCGTCCGCCATCGCCGACCCGCAGGCGCTCGACCTCGCACTCTCCATCAACGGCGAGGCACGCCAAGCCGGGACGACGGCGCACATGATCTTCTCCGTCGCGCAGATCGTGGCCTACTGCTCGCGCGTCTTCACGCTCGAACCGGGTGACCTGATCTACACCGGCACGCCAGAAGGCGTCGGCCAAGTGCATCCGGGCGACATGCTCGAAGCGACCGCGACGGGCCTGCAGCCGCTGCACGTGGCCGTCGAAGCCGAGGCGGTCTAGCCCGCCAGCAGCATCCCGAGGCCGAGGAGCACCCCGCTCAACGAGGCGAACGTGAGCGTTCGCACGAGCGGGGCGTCCGGGAAACGGCGTTGCAGACGGTGTACGATGTGAAGCATGAGACCGAGGGGCAGAGACGCGACGGGGCAGGAACGCGGGGGGGGGGCAGGGACGCGGCTTGTCGACGTCGCTACTGGGTGGCACCGGGTTACGCACGCTCGTTACGCCGTCACCTCGGCGGTCGCGGCTACGAGTGCGGCGAGGTCACGGTCCACGAGGGTCCACGCCTCCGTCTCGGTCGTCCAGTCGGCGAACTGCTGCTTAGCAAGCGCCGGTGCCGCGCCGCCGTCGAGGATCGAGCGCATCTGCGCCTGCGCTTCAGCGGGACGCGGGCCCCAGGTGAAGAGCTCGGCCCCGTCGGCATTGAAGGCGATGAGTTTCGGGATGCTGTGGCTGCCATTGGTGTGGTAGCGCTCGATGAGGTCCACGTTTTCGTCGCGCAGCAAGACGTGAAGCGACACGTGGTCGCTCAGCTCAGCAGCCTCGGCGATTACGGGGAGGTTGAAGGCCGAGTCGCCGCACCACGCCTCGGTGAGCACGAGCCACGTCTGCGGCGCGACGATCCGCGCGAGCGCGGCGCGGAGGGCGTCCGAGGGTACGTAGGCGTCGTGGACATGTACGGTCCGCTCGGCGTTGTACTTGCGGTAGAAGTGGTACTTCCGCGCCTCTTTGTCGAGGCCTTTGAGGGACTGCGTGAGGGCGTCGGCCCACTGCTGGCGGTAGGCGGCGTAGGAGAGCCCATCGCGGCGGATGCGGTCGAGAAGCGTCGAGGTAGCCATCGGCATAAGGACGTGGTGGAACGATCAGTCTGGAATGCAGACGGTGCAACGTGGTTTGCTCTTACGCCAGGCAGGTGTACAGGTCGGCCTACATGCGCGACTCCACGTCAATTTCGAAGGAACTCAAACCGCCCAATGCTGCCCTACTCCTGGGCAGTACTATCGGCGGCATTTTGGCTACCCCTCTCCGTCGGATCGCCGTCCTGCGGAGGGTCGTCGGGGGCGTCCGGCGCCTGGTAGGCGAGGGCTGTCGCTGCCATGCTCACGATCACGGCGGTGCTGAGTCCGACCACGCTGCGCCACGCTTCAGTCACGTCCTCGGTCCATTCGAGCACGTTGAGGAGACCATCGATCGCCGTGACTGGTTCGAGTAGGCACCACGCCGTGAAGGCGATAGGCGGAATGAGCATACGAAGGAGGTCCTTGCTCCACACCCACTGCCCCGTCTGGATCCGCCCGACGACGTAGAGCAGCAGGCTTGCCACGAGAAGGAACACGAAAGCGAAGGCCAGCGGCCGCGGCTCGACGATGAGGATCGAGATCGTCTCTGCTCCGGGAACAGAATCGCTTCCATCGGTCTCCTGCCGGGTGGCATAGGCCATAAACGCGGAGTGGAGTACGATGACCTCTGAGGGAAGCAGCGCGAGCACAGCGGTGATGTAGCTGCCCGTCGTGTCTTGCGTGGTCCCATTGGGGGTCGTGTCGTCGCCGCCAGCGTCTAGGCCTACACCGTCGGCGGTCTCGCGGGCGTCTGCAGTGTTACGGCTTCCACGCGGCCGCGCCGCGCGTTGCATCGGCGTAGCGGGCGCGGAAGTAGGGGCCTGCCCTTCAGCGAAGGTGCGGGCATAGAGATAGGTGCTCATGGGTGACACTGAAGCTGAGAAACGAACGAGTGCCGCTGTGGCACCACAGTACACTCAGCTTAGGAGGGGGCACCCTCGCGGACAATCAGGTGATTACGCGATACTGGGCCCGCTCCCCATCTCTTCGCGGAGCTGGTCGAGGTAGGCCTGCATGACCGCGGTGCGGCGCGACGCCTCGGCGCGGCCCGCGTTGGTCTGCATCGTGTCGGTGAGGCGGAGCAGTTTCACGAAGTAGTGGTCGAGCGCGTACGTCCGGTCGTCGAGCGGGCGGTGCTGGGCGAAGGGGTCGTCCTCGTGGGCGAGAGGGAGGCCGAGGGACCCGCCGACGAGCCACGCCCGGGCGATGCCGATAGCACCGAGGGCGTCGAGGCGGTCGGCGTCCTGGACGACCTGCGCTTCGAGGGTTTCCGGCGGGATGCCCGCTGAGAAGCTGTGCGCCGCGATGGCGTGGGCAATGGCAGGCAGCGGCTCTGCGGGGTAGCCCGCGTCGCGAAGGAACGCTGTCGCCGTATCGGCGGCCAGCCGCGAGGCCTGCCTGCGGCGCGGGTCGTCCTTCGCCACGGCCACGCAGTCGTGCAGCCACGCGGCCGGGAGCACCACGTCGAGGCGCGCGCCCTCAGCGTCGGCGAGGTGGGTGGCCGTCGCCACGACGCGGCGGATGTGGCCGAGGCCGTGCCCACCGTCGGGGGCAGGCGGCTGCGCACGCAAGAACGCCTCGAAGCGTGGCGTCCATTGGTCTGGGTCGAAGAGAGCGTCAGGCATCAGAGAAGGCGGGGTGGTAGTAGTGGCGGTACCAGGCGTCCTGGCTTGCCTCGGTGATGGGGCCGTGCGGCGGGAACGCAGCGTACTTGTGTGTTGGGTCGAAGCGGACGTGGAGCCAGGGCACGCCATGCCCGTGTGTGTTGCACCAGACAGCGTGTCCCGATTCGATGGCGTCGTGTGCGTAACGGCCTACCTCGCGCCAGAACGCATCCACTTCGGTGGTAGAGGCGGTGCGGCAGAAGGCGGCCAGGTGCCCATAGTCGCCTCGTTCGGCGGGGACGACGAGGCGCGACGTACCGCCGAGGTTCGCAAACGACGCGACGAGGTCGTCCGGTGCTAGCGCATCGAGGTGGGACCCGAACGCGGAGGAATCGGCTGGCGGAAACCGCGATGGAACGAGCACGGCAAAGAACGGCTGGTCATAGGTGCTCGGATGGATCGGGATCGGCTTCCACATGAACGCGGAGTCCGTCGCCCAGCACCCGTTCCATGTCGCGCGAAATGCGGCGTCACCCAGCATCGCCTCGGCGACCCGGGGCCACCTGAGCACGCTACCGGTCATCTCTCGAAAGCGAACGACGGTGCAAGCGCGGCCTTCGGCCTCGATCGGCGCCGTCTCGGGGCGGGCGTCCAGGGTCATCGCTATTCGGCGTCCAGGACGATGTCGCGCACGGCCAGCCAGGGGCCGTCGCCCTCGCGGGTGAGCGTGACGATGCCCGAGCCGCCACGCTGTTCGAGCCGGGCGCGGTAGGCGTCGGTCAGGAGCGGATCGCCCTCGAACATCACGTCGTCGATCCAAATCTCGTCGGCGCCGGGGGGCTGCACGGTGAGGTGGATGTGCGCGGGCTCGGTGCGGTTCTGGTAGGGCGCGGGGCGGATCGTGTGGAAGGTGTAGCGGCCGTCGGCGTCGGTGCGGACCCAGCCGCGGAGGTAACCGTGGCGGCGCTCGTTGCCCGCCTCGCCTTTGCGGTGGGGATAGTAGCCCGAGGCGTTGGTGTGGTAGGCGTAGACGAGCACATCGGCCACGGGCTGGCCCTCGGCGTCGGTGACGAGTCCGGTGAGGCGGAGGCGTTCGCCGGACTCGCCGGGGGTGGGGATGGTGTCCGTGGCGGTGAGGTC
This genomic window contains:
- a CDS encoding fumarylacetoacetate hydrolase family protein, with translation MTLTLPDGTTVRPGKVLCIGRNYAAHVREMGGSDLPEAPVVFLKPTSALVSSGGAVVIPAMSDNVHHEVEVVVVIGRGGKHIAEADALDYVAAYALGLDMTARDIQATAKAKKAPWSVAKGFDTFAPLGPLTPASAIADPQALDLALSINGEARQAGTTAHMIFSVAQIVAYCSRVFTLEPGDLIYTGTPEGVGQVHPGDMLEATATGLQPLHVAVEAEAV
- a CDS encoding thioredoxin family protein, which codes for MATSTLLDRIRRDGLSYAAYRQQWADALTQSLKGLDKEARKYHFYRKYNAERTVHVHDAYVPSDALRAALARIVAPQTWLVLTEAWCGDSAFNLPVIAEAAELSDHVSLHVLLRDENVDLIERYHTNGSHSIPKLIAFNADGAELFTWGPRPAEAQAQMRSILDGGAAPALAKQQFADWTTETEAWTLVDRDLAALVAATAEVTA
- a CDS encoding intradiol ring-cleavage dioxygenase, with protein sequence MRFCLLALLFVAFAVARSASAQPLPTCEWCGADEAPDDLTATDTIPTPGESGERLRLTGLVTDAEGQPVADVLVYAYHTNASGYYPHRKGEAGNERRHGYLRGWVRTDADGRYTFHTIRPAPYQNRTEPAHIHLTVQPPGADEIWIDDVMFEGDPLLTDAYRARLEQRGGSGIVTLTREGDGPWLAVRDIVLDAE
- a CDS encoding HD domain-containing protein, coding for MPDALFDPDQWTPRFEAFLRAQPPAPDGGHGLGHIRRVVATATHLADAEGARLDVVLPAAWLHDCVAVAKDDPRRRQASRLAADTATAFLRDAGYPAEPLPAIAHAIAAHSFSAGIPPETLEAQVVQDADRLDALGAIGIARAWLVGGSLGLPLAHEDDPFAQHRPLDDRTYALDHYFVKLLRLTDTMQTNAGRAEASRRTAVMQAYLDQLREEMGSGPSIA